The following are encoded in a window of uncultured Sphaerochaeta sp. genomic DNA:
- a CDS encoding ADP-ribosylglycohydrolase family protein — MDIATREKVYAGVVGKIIGVYLGRPVEGWTYEKIRDTFGEIDYYVNDTTKAPLIVPDDDISGTFAFIRSLSDHGCDAQITSKQIGNGWLNYIVEDKTILWWGGLSRSTEHTAYLRLKQGIDAPRSGSIAENGESMATQIGAQIFIDSWALVCPNDPKQTAYFAREAARVSHDGIAVEAAVFLAVMESLAFSEKRMDVLIESALCYVESDLLKHLVTEIRECCALASDWKEVRSWIAKYHGYDKYLGNCPMVTNHLVVLMALIMGGDDFQKSISIAVSAGWDTDCNAGNVGCLNGIRLGLEGIEAGADFRTPVADRMLVVTADGGSCISDAVQEAQSLIAMSDALYKLNPKDKECRFNFAFPGSLQGFMIAPGEGMRQTLCFLENTLLTTGTPGLRLSYRNLAKGTIARSCVETFTDLMPKGKDGTSYFEVMASPTLYSGQCVSTTLVCEQDKNPVASLYIQYYQDDGKLLLVTSEPTPLKKGEQVLRWEIPDTNGFPIYRIGLELTSCKRLDGSVIIRQMDWRGAPKRFALPRSYEMSPLLTPWTTDTIWLKSFMSSAKNFYPDYTTTFSISHPERHGVVTIGTQDWDDYTVQSTLTIMQQEGSGLVARSRGHRRYYAALIQDGKARIVKQQDSVQAILAESDGPYPIDTTYKLSFSVYQDQLTMMVDGKVVLKAVDKTYLKGAAGFVVNTGAVLIDGFTVSQEKDNT; from the coding sequence ATGGATATTGCTACAAGAGAAAAAGTATATGCCGGTGTGGTTGGAAAAATCATTGGCGTATACCTAGGGCGTCCGGTAGAAGGATGGACCTATGAGAAGATCAGGGATACCTTTGGTGAGATTGACTACTATGTGAATGATACAACCAAGGCTCCCCTGATTGTTCCCGATGATGATATCAGTGGGACCTTTGCATTCATTCGATCACTCTCTGATCATGGTTGTGATGCACAGATCACCAGTAAACAAATTGGAAACGGGTGGCTGAACTATATCGTAGAGGACAAGACGATTCTCTGGTGGGGTGGCTTGTCCCGCTCAACCGAGCATACAGCATACTTGAGACTGAAACAGGGAATCGATGCACCGCGTAGTGGCAGCATTGCTGAGAATGGGGAGTCGATGGCAACCCAGATAGGGGCTCAGATTTTCATTGACTCCTGGGCACTGGTTTGCCCGAATGACCCAAAGCAGACCGCTTATTTTGCGCGCGAAGCTGCCCGCGTGAGCCATGATGGGATTGCTGTGGAAGCAGCAGTATTCCTGGCTGTAATGGAATCCCTGGCATTCTCAGAGAAGAGAATGGATGTATTGATTGAGTCTGCGCTTTGCTATGTAGAGAGCGACCTCTTGAAGCACTTGGTCACAGAAATTAGGGAATGCTGCGCTTTGGCTTCCGACTGGAAAGAAGTACGGTCCTGGATAGCCAAATATCATGGCTATGACAAGTATTTGGGTAATTGCCCGATGGTTACCAATCATCTTGTTGTCTTGATGGCACTGATCATGGGCGGTGATGATTTCCAGAAGAGTATTTCCATCGCGGTTTCTGCAGGGTGGGATACTGATTGCAATGCCGGTAATGTTGGTTGTCTCAATGGTATCAGACTAGGTTTGGAGGGTATTGAGGCAGGAGCAGACTTTAGAACACCAGTTGCTGATAGGATGCTCGTGGTTACAGCAGACGGTGGGTCCTGCATCAGTGACGCTGTTCAAGAGGCCCAATCCCTGATTGCTATGAGTGATGCTCTATACAAACTAAATCCCAAAGATAAGGAATGTCGGTTCAACTTTGCTTTTCCTGGAAGCCTGCAGGGTTTCATGATCGCTCCGGGGGAAGGGATGCGGCAGACTCTCTGTTTCTTGGAAAACACCTTGCTAACTACAGGTACGCCAGGACTGCGTCTTTCCTATCGCAATCTTGCAAAGGGAACGATTGCTCGCTCCTGTGTTGAAACCTTCACAGATTTGATGCCAAAAGGTAAGGATGGTACAAGCTATTTTGAAGTCATGGCATCCCCCACGCTCTACAGCGGTCAATGTGTTTCAACAACCCTCGTTTGTGAACAGGATAAAAACCCGGTTGCTTCGCTCTATATCCAATACTACCAGGATGATGGGAAGTTGCTTCTTGTAACCTCTGAGCCCACTCCATTGAAAAAGGGAGAACAGGTGTTGCGTTGGGAAATTCCAGACACCAATGGGTTCCCCATATACCGAATCGGTCTTGAGCTAACCAGCTGCAAGCGCCTTGATGGTTCCGTTATTATTCGACAGATGGATTGGCGTGGTGCTCCGAAGCGTTTCGCACTTCCTCGGTCGTACGAGATGTCCCCGTTACTCACACCATGGACGACCGACACAATTTGGTTGAAAAGTTTCATGAGTAGTGCAAAGAATTTCTACCCAGATTACACCACCACGTTTTCAATCTCACACCCCGAGAGGCATGGTGTAGTCACCATTGGTACTCAGGATTGGGATGACTATACCGTGCAAAGTACACTGACCATCATGCAACAGGAAGGGTCGGGACTTGTAGCCCGCAGTAGAGGTCACCGGCGGTACTATGCGGCTTTGATTCAGGATGGAAAAGCGAGGATTGTGAAACAACAGGATTCAGTACAGGCAATTCTCGCAGAATCAGATGGGCCTTATCCAATCGACACAACCTACAAACTCTCTTTTTCTGTGTATCAGGACCAATTGACAATGATGGTGGACGGAAAAGTAGTGCTGAAAGCCGTTGATAAAACCTATCTCAAGGGTGCTGCAGGTTTTGTTGTGAATACCGGAGCGGTGCTCATTGATGGTTTTACGGTAAGCCAAGAAAAGGATAATACATAA
- a CDS encoding carbohydrate ABC transporter permease produces MTIDKLNKRKRFGWYHLILLFFALISMAPFYLVVVNSMKAHIMIVENPINLPESFNMTNFTMAWRWGEFAKGFVNSIILTGTAIVVILFCSSTMAYAMAKNRIKIIPFLIVYFMVAMTIPIQLFMFSLYSALSKLRLLGNLNVVGVLHAALYMPTAVFLMRTYFLKIPKEMEEAARIDGASSFQVFTKVMLPVVSPGLVTVAIIVGLMSWNEYLLTSTFLQTKNRNATLGYLAMNGTFTQNMGAMMAGAVIMIVPILAFFLSVQRLFIDGLVSGSVKG; encoded by the coding sequence ATGACCATTGATAAACTCAACAAACGAAAACGATTCGGTTGGTACCATCTGATACTCCTTTTTTTTGCGCTGATTTCCATGGCTCCTTTCTATCTGGTGGTAGTCAACAGCATGAAGGCACACATCATGATCGTGGAGAATCCCATTAATCTCCCCGAAAGTTTCAATATGACCAATTTTACGATGGCCTGGAGATGGGGGGAGTTTGCGAAGGGCTTTGTAAACAGTATTATTCTCACCGGAACGGCAATCGTGGTGATCTTGTTTTGTTCCTCCACCATGGCATATGCCATGGCAAAGAATCGGATCAAGATAATTCCCTTCTTGATCGTTTACTTCATGGTAGCGATGACCATTCCCATTCAGCTGTTTATGTTCAGCCTCTATTCAGCACTTTCAAAGCTTAGGCTCTTGGGTAATCTGAATGTGGTGGGAGTATTGCATGCAGCGCTCTACATGCCTACTGCAGTCTTCTTGATGCGGACCTATTTTCTGAAGATCCCGAAAGAAATGGAAGAAGCGGCGCGCATTGATGGGGCGAGTTCGTTTCAGGTATTCACCAAGGTTATGCTGCCCGTCGTAAGCCCTGGGTTGGTGACAGTTGCCATCATCGTTGGGTTAATGAGCTGGAATGAATACCTATTGACCTCCACATTCCTACAAACAAAAAACAGAAATGCAACACTTGGGTACCTGGCGATGAATGGAACGTTCACGCAGAACATGGGAGCCATGATGGCTGGTGCAGTCATCATGATCGTACCCATCCTTGCCTTCTTCCTTAGTGTCCAACGTCTCTTCATCGATGGTTTGGTCTCTGGGTCTGTGAAAGGTTAG
- a CDS encoding sugar ABC transporter permease, with the protein MRTNRMYWTDYLFILPGLLLSVFIILVPGVMTIFYGFTDWNGVSANYNWIGLQNFKEMVNDEIFWRALKNNVIWTVLFLTIPVGIGLLTSFFLLYARRTYKAYQAVFIMPYILAPVTNAMLWLNIIFNPVSGLIGYLNSHGFNFGAPLGNTKTALYAVAGVDIWHYWGFLMVVYFAALRQTPEDQIEASVLEGCSFWQQFKYIYYPNIKTTMKLMFIMIIIFSFMTFDYVYLLTGGGPARATEMLSTYANSYFTTFQTGKAAAVAFIMSMFGLLAASIYVRLSRGEELE; encoded by the coding sequence ATGCGTACCAATAGAATGTACTGGACAGATTATCTGTTTATATTACCAGGGTTGCTCCTGAGTGTTTTTATCATATTAGTTCCTGGAGTGATGACCATTTTCTATGGGTTTACTGATTGGAACGGTGTCTCGGCAAATTACAACTGGATTGGACTCCAGAATTTTAAAGAGATGGTGAATGATGAGATTTTCTGGAGAGCTCTTAAGAACAATGTAATCTGGACCGTCCTGTTCCTAACCATTCCTGTAGGTATTGGATTGCTTACCTCCTTTTTTCTTCTCTATGCGAGAAGAACATATAAGGCATACCAAGCAGTTTTCATTATGCCGTACATATTGGCCCCGGTTACCAACGCGATGCTCTGGCTCAATATCATATTCAATCCAGTTTCAGGACTTATTGGATATTTGAATTCCCATGGATTCAATTTCGGGGCTCCTCTCGGAAATACCAAGACAGCACTGTACGCAGTAGCTGGAGTGGATATTTGGCACTACTGGGGGTTCTTGATGGTTGTCTATTTTGCAGCACTACGACAAACACCTGAAGATCAGATTGAAGCTTCTGTTCTGGAAGGCTGCTCTTTCTGGCAACAATTCAAGTACATCTATTATCCCAATATCAAGACAACCATGAAACTTATGTTCATTATGATCATCATCTTCAGCTTCATGACCTTTGACTATGTGTATTTGCTCACTGGAGGTGGCCCAGCACGTGCCACAGAAATGCTCAGCACCTATGCGAACAGCTACTTTACTACGTTCCAAACCGGTAAAGCCGCAGCAGTTGCATTCATTATGTCCATGTTTGGTCTCCTTGCTGCTTCCATCTATGTCCGACTGAGTCGGGGGGAGGAATTGGAATGA
- a CDS encoding extracellular solute-binding protein: protein MKNMRKIALVGLVLLFTVSSVFAGGSAESSEREQITMWFWGAAPEYRMALEDALIKPYNESQDAYELVITYDNAVDNNIATALAAEGGNAPDVVYGSGPAFVSQYAQAGKLVDMTAYAEKYGWNDRILEPIYEAGKVGGKLYSLPGGTITMGVFYNKKVLNDLRSKEPSLPKTEPSTLAELEAFMDAAHKYGYYASVTGNKGWKPVNENYSTIFMNAIAGPQNVYKAVTGEMSWTDPVFQKAVEKSASWYQKGYLSGKMQNGNLTIDYSNLNFDESCQLLAADKAAFFVGPSMAFQFMNPYFQGDKAENLGFVVFPMDPSIEKQSYVLGTVNSFSIWAGSKNPDEAAKIIDMMMTSDFAQTLAKVWPGYWALPLKEFNPDTTGYSKLSIEFVKAVQSMYAAVDAGNFGIHISTFFPPLTQAALIDIDRVWLDDQSSTNFLKTVASEYAKDAAKDSIPNIPQPAL from the coding sequence ATGAAAAACATGAGGAAGATTGCTTTGGTTGGATTGGTATTGCTCTTTACCGTATCCAGCGTGTTTGCTGGAGGATCAGCAGAGAGTAGTGAGCGCGAACAGATTACCATGTGGTTCTGGGGTGCAGCACCTGAGTATCGTATGGCCCTCGAGGATGCCTTGATCAAGCCATACAACGAATCACAGGATGCCTATGAATTGGTCATCACCTATGACAACGCGGTTGACAACAACATTGCTACAGCATTGGCAGCTGAAGGAGGCAATGCTCCCGATGTTGTCTATGGATCTGGACCAGCATTTGTCAGTCAGTATGCACAAGCAGGGAAATTGGTTGATATGACCGCCTATGCAGAAAAATATGGATGGAATGATAGAATCCTTGAACCCATCTATGAAGCTGGTAAGGTAGGTGGTAAATTGTACAGCCTTCCTGGTGGTACCATAACAATGGGAGTATTTTATAATAAAAAGGTATTGAATGACCTCCGTAGTAAGGAACCCTCACTGCCCAAGACAGAGCCTTCCACACTTGCTGAACTCGAAGCATTCATGGATGCAGCACACAAATACGGTTACTATGCTTCGGTTACCGGAAACAAGGGATGGAAGCCTGTCAATGAGAATTACTCGACCATTTTCATGAATGCAATTGCAGGTCCCCAGAATGTCTATAAAGCTGTTACTGGTGAAATGAGCTGGACTGATCCTGTCTTCCAGAAAGCAGTAGAGAAGTCAGCGTCATGGTATCAGAAGGGGTACTTATCTGGAAAGATGCAGAATGGAAACCTCACCATCGATTATTCCAACCTGAACTTTGATGAATCCTGCCAGCTTCTTGCAGCTGATAAGGCCGCATTCTTCGTTGGACCATCAATGGCATTCCAGTTCATGAATCCCTATTTCCAAGGAGACAAGGCGGAAAATCTTGGTTTCGTAGTATTCCCGATGGATCCATCAATCGAGAAACAGAGCTATGTACTGGGAACAGTCAACTCCTTCTCCATCTGGGCTGGGTCCAAGAATCCGGATGAGGCTGCAAAGATCATCGATATGATGATGACCAGCGATTTTGCGCAGACCCTTGCCAAGGTATGGCCTGGTTACTGGGCACTTCCACTGAAGGAATTCAACCCTGATACCACTGGCTACAGCAAGCTCTCTATTGAGTTTGTAAAGGCAGTGCAGTCGATGTATGCAGCAGTTGATGCAGGGAATTTTGGAATCCATATTTCCACCTTCTTCCCGCCATTGACCCAGGCCGCCCTGATCGATATCGACCGCGTATGGTTGGATGACCAGAGTAGTACCAATTTCCTTAAGACAGTGGCAAGTGAATATGCAAAGGATGCAGCAAAAGATTCCATCCCTAATATTCCCCAGCCAGCATTGTAG
- a CDS encoding GntR family transcriptional regulator gives MAQEHTKERITIRKREIDTASPVPIYHQIATDIKLLFSIERWTIGSRIPSEQALSDAYGVSRVTLRQALSELEKEGFIKKINGVGSVLSASPTPVAQTLNLPGISESRDPNNPRSNFNAKVLDLQMTGPSKPINEYLGLNDRQSLIYVRRLFLRDDKPVAINMSWLNPQMVPGILEKGMVDNSMTKTLRSYGLRAHSISNTIEPIHCTQAEMKLLEIGYNVPILMVSSLSYIESEEPLEFSKTIWRGDRIKFKVNVNREDSPLTK, from the coding sequence ATGGCACAAGAACACACAAAAGAACGTATTACAATCAGAAAGCGTGAAATCGATACAGCATCACCTGTCCCCATTTATCATCAGATTGCGACCGATATTAAATTACTCTTCTCAATTGAACGTTGGACGATTGGTTCCAGGATTCCCTCTGAGCAAGCACTCTCTGATGCCTATGGCGTAAGTCGGGTCACCCTACGACAAGCTCTCTCTGAGCTGGAAAAAGAAGGGTTTATCAAAAAAATCAACGGAGTCGGTTCAGTCCTCTCCGCATCACCTACTCCCGTGGCCCAAACACTGAACCTTCCAGGTATCTCAGAAAGTAGAGACCCAAATAATCCACGTAGTAATTTCAATGCTAAAGTACTCGACTTACAGATGACAGGACCGTCAAAACCTATCAATGAATATCTTGGATTGAATGATCGACAAAGCTTGATTTATGTACGGAGACTCTTTCTACGTGATGATAAGCCGGTTGCAATCAATATGTCTTGGCTAAACCCTCAAATGGTTCCCGGTATACTTGAAAAGGGCATGGTGGACAACAGCATGACAAAAACACTTCGCTCTTATGGGTTGAGAGCTCATTCAATCTCAAACACCATAGAACCAATACACTGCACACAAGCAGAGATGAAACTCTTGGAGATTGGGTACAATGTACCGATTCTCATGGTCTCTTCCCTCTCCTATATAGAATCCGAGGAACCTTTGGAGTTCTCCAAAACCATCTGGAGAGGGGACCGAATAAAGTTCAAGGTGAATGTAAATCGAGAGGATAGCCCTCTCACCAAGTAA
- a CDS encoding YegP family protein has protein sequence MSGRFIITKTPKGFYRFSLQAANYQTVLTSKNYSSLATCREGVETIKKNALSPIEDQTLQKPGPSLKYPKYEVYFDSAGKYRYRLLASNGLNVAMAEDGYSTKAGCLNGIESISRAAVDAQVDESALQN, from the coding sequence ATGTCAGGAAGATTCATTATTACCAAGACCCCAAAGGGTTTCTATCGGTTCAGCCTTCAAGCTGCAAACTATCAGACGGTCCTTACCAGCAAGAACTACTCAAGTCTTGCGACCTGCAGGGAAGGTGTGGAGACAATCAAGAAGAATGCCCTCTCCCCGATCGAGGACCAGACGTTGCAAAAACCAGGTCCTTCGCTAAAATACCCAAAGTATGAGGTGTATTTTGACAGCGCTGGGAAATATCGATACCGGCTCTTGGCTTCAAACGGCTTGAATGTTGCTATGGCTGAGGACGGGTATTCCACCAAGGCAGGTTGTCTGAACGGAATTGAATCCATCAGCAGGGCAGCCGTTGATGCCCAGGTGGATGAAAGTGCTCTGCAGAACTGA
- a CDS encoding TonB-dependent receptor gives MQKRGIFSLVLLLTVFSLFATQDLVDLGTAYELVIAETPLSEAETNTASSVSVITQEQIAAYNAQTTAELVGKAIGTSFNSVGGLGSLQTVVIRGATSSKNLIYLDGVLLSSAHDGTVDLSIIPIDIIERIEIVKSGPGNLGRTNAIGGMVNIITKRGQQSETPFSLSFENGSFLPLTHDTDEHNWQSLVDSQNINVTYTNNGLVATIGGLVAQNAFTYQDGSATRKLRENAEVYEWHGAVNFDTSVSENIQFTTQNLVNYKNLGVPGGLSFGLTKDDYQKDLFTSTTNTLEITNVSELLETIAARLHYGYGQTFYHDDDYQDSTHNKHSASVQVESTWGLGQSYALTTDLLYNLDYVDSTDIGKNNRHTISTSAHGSVYVGDGNFSIHPSVNIAYLSDMETFSPNASIGAILSLTKNTELNASISYAENVPTFSQLYWPFMGNPNLKTEKGLNGEIGVSTTNGTITYEGTLFGRNIYNDIAYDAFWTPQNIAHSFYLGTEQSVELELTENFNIQMSYLFNKSYDLSSGNTFTDDVEVSNVRKHTVKTALFFSRNLFEGSVSAEYLGSTSSLEQAFLVNLNASMQVTDALKAYVAVDNLLNTEYELTSGYPMPGTKIRIGGTVRF, from the coding sequence ATGCAGAAGCGCGGAATCTTCTCTCTGGTCTTGTTGCTCACCGTCTTTTCTCTATTTGCAACGCAAGATCTCGTTGATCTCGGAACAGCATATGAATTGGTCATTGCTGAAACACCACTTTCCGAAGCGGAAACCAATACAGCTTCGTCTGTTTCTGTTATCACGCAAGAACAAATTGCAGCATACAACGCACAGACAACAGCTGAGTTGGTAGGAAAGGCTATTGGGACTTCTTTCAACTCTGTCGGGGGTCTTGGCTCACTCCAGACCGTGGTAATTCGTGGAGCAACTTCTTCCAAAAACCTCATCTATCTTGATGGAGTGCTTCTCTCCTCTGCCCATGACGGGACAGTGGACCTATCCATCATTCCCATTGACATCATTGAACGGATCGAAATTGTCAAAAGTGGACCTGGTAACTTAGGCAGGACCAATGCAATCGGGGGAATGGTCAATATCATAACGAAGAGAGGACAACAAAGTGAAACACCATTCTCACTCTCCTTTGAGAACGGTTCATTTCTTCCACTCACCCATGATACTGATGAACACAATTGGCAATCTTTGGTAGACAGCCAAAACATAAACGTTACTTACACAAATAATGGCCTTGTTGCAACTATTGGAGGTCTTGTTGCGCAAAATGCCTTTACCTATCAAGATGGTAGTGCTACACGTAAGCTTAGGGAAAATGCAGAAGTGTATGAATGGCATGGAGCGGTTAATTTCGACACAAGTGTTTCAGAAAACATTCAGTTCACAACCCAGAATCTGGTCAACTACAAGAACCTTGGCGTTCCAGGGGGACTCTCCTTCGGCCTCACTAAGGATGACTACCAAAAGGATCTCTTTACTTCCACCACCAATACCTTGGAGATTACAAATGTAAGTGAGTTGCTCGAGACCATCGCTGCTCGTCTGCATTATGGATATGGACAGACATTCTACCATGACGATGATTATCAGGATAGCACGCACAACAAACACAGTGCATCAGTACAGGTGGAAAGCACGTGGGGGCTGGGGCAATCCTATGCTTTGACCACCGATCTTCTTTACAATCTTGACTATGTTGATAGTACAGATATTGGCAAGAACAACCGACATACTATCTCGACGTCTGCCCATGGGAGTGTCTACGTTGGGGATGGCAACTTCTCGATCCATCCCAGTGTGAATATCGCCTACCTCAGTGACATGGAAACATTCTCTCCCAATGCTTCAATAGGCGCCATCCTCTCTCTTACAAAGAACACAGAACTGAATGCCTCCATCAGTTATGCTGAGAATGTACCAACATTCTCCCAACTGTATTGGCCCTTTATGGGGAATCCCAATCTGAAGACAGAGAAAGGTCTGAATGGGGAAATTGGCGTTTCCACAACCAATGGGACAATCACCTACGAGGGAACATTGTTTGGTAGAAATATCTATAATGACATCGCCTATGATGCATTCTGGACTCCACAAAACATTGCTCACAGCTTCTACCTTGGAACAGAACAATCAGTGGAGCTTGAACTTACGGAAAATTTCAACATACAAATGAGTTATCTCTTCAACAAGAGCTATGATCTCTCAAGTGGAAACACATTTACTGATGATGTGGAGGTTTCCAATGTCCGCAAGCATACAGTCAAAACTGCTTTGTTCTTCTCCCGGAACCTATTTGAAGGCAGCGTAAGTGCAGAATACCTGGGAAGCACCAGTTCACTCGAGCAGGCTTTCCTGGTCAATCTGAATGCAAGCATGCAAGTAACCGATGCTCTGAAGGCATATGTTGCTGTGGACAATCTGTTGAACACTGAATACGAACTGACCAGTGGATATCCCATGCCAGGGACTAAGATCAGAATTGGAGGAACCGTACGGTTTTAA
- a CDS encoding MotA/TolQ/ExbB proton channel family protein — protein MEITNLILIMKKGGAVMWPLYALLVLSLVLSIERGITLFLIWKNHSRMHKREIEPVLSILDLIAMIAPVIGFLGTVTGMINAFRSVAEASSVQLQIIASGLYEALYTTAFGLIISIIATISSFILETASTMLCETEET, from the coding sequence ATGGAAATAACCAATCTGATTCTGATCATGAAAAAGGGCGGAGCGGTCATGTGGCCGCTCTATGCCCTGCTGGTTCTCTCGTTGGTACTTAGTATTGAACGAGGAATTACCCTGTTCCTTATCTGGAAAAACCACTCGAGAATGCATAAGCGAGAAATTGAACCTGTACTCTCTATTCTGGATCTTATTGCCATGATTGCCCCCGTCATTGGATTCCTGGGGACCGTGACAGGCATGATCAATGCATTCAGATCGGTGGCTGAGGCATCTTCAGTACAACTTCAAATCATTGCCTCAGGGCTGTACGAAGCGCTGTACACCACGGCATTCGGCTTGATTATCTCCATTATAGCTACAATCAGCAGTTTCATACTTGAGACTGCAAGTACCATGTTATGCGAAACCGAAGAAACCTAG
- a CDS encoding biopolymer transporter ExbD — MRNRRNLGQPSDIAFLLIIFFLLLSGIASSGSVPISLESSETTKTPETALITLTILEDGSIILGDETQALQSIAKLIASAKHVSIIVERNTSWQHVVTLLSIIEQQSTASFSLELSDE, encoded by the coding sequence ATGCGAAACCGAAGAAACCTAGGGCAACCAAGTGACATTGCCTTCCTCCTGATCATCTTCTTCCTGCTTCTCTCGGGTATCGCTTCTTCGGGAAGTGTACCCATCTCACTTGAGAGTTCAGAAACAACCAAAACTCCTGAAACAGCTCTCATCACTCTCACCATCCTGGAAGATGGATCAATAATTCTAGGTGATGAAACGCAAGCGTTACAATCTATTGCTAAGCTCATCGCATCAGCCAAACATGTTTCCATCATAGTGGAAAGAAACACCTCCTGGCAGCATGTAGTTACCCTCCTTTCAATTATTGAGCAGCAGAGCACGGCATCCTTCTCCCTGGAGCTTTCCGATGAATAA
- a CDS encoding biopolymer transporter ExbD codes for MNKKYRHGPNSTVTDIAFLLLLFFLILSISTQQTPLPLQAASAHAEILEDTDISTIVVSHTGELFLDGSSIALDSIPRQDTYALLADRNTPYEIIHPIITFLKERGVGTLYCLVEDHP; via the coding sequence ATGAATAAAAAATACCGGCATGGTCCCAATTCCACAGTTACCGACATTGCTTTCCTCTTGCTCTTGTTCTTTCTCATCCTTTCCATCAGCACCCAGCAGACTCCTCTGCCACTACAAGCAGCTTCCGCACACGCAGAGATCCTGGAAGATACAGACATTTCAACAATTGTTGTTTCTCATACAGGAGAACTGTTCTTGGATGGATCTTCTATAGCTCTTGACTCTATTCCGAGGCAAGATACATACGCACTGCTTGCTGATAGAAACACTCCTTATGAGATCATCCATCCAATCATCACGTTTTTGAAAGAACGTGGTGTTGGCACGCTATATTGTCTCGTGGAGGACCACCCATGA
- a CDS encoding energy transducer TonB — protein MKCMQRVLLIIVLVFLSILILFIPLKRNEGKAVETEEEMTPIAMLSMDRLLASPRIPVETVKESNALDEETISASVPTLPVPAKEKTEKKEETSQRPEQNTPPYNTLEEEEHENPGEDGYYYTIDMVTTRPQFDLSLLASSIVYPTLARRQGKEGTVLLRLFIDEEGKIEQIIVEEDPGYGFADAAIAAFTNFRVAPAIHDDVPVPVTLLYPIRFSLHNE, from the coding sequence ATGAAATGTATGCAAAGAGTATTACTGATCATTGTATTGGTATTTTTATCAATACTGATCCTCTTTATCCCTTTGAAAAGAAATGAAGGAAAAGCAGTAGAAACAGAGGAGGAAATGACTCCAATAGCCATGCTCTCAATGGATCGATTACTGGCCTCTCCTCGTATACCTGTGGAGACAGTGAAAGAATCAAACGCACTTGACGAAGAGACTATTTCTGCTTCAGTACCTACGTTACCTGTTCCTGCCAAAGAAAAAACAGAGAAAAAAGAAGAAACAAGTCAAAGGCCAGAGCAAAACACTCCGCCATACAATACCCTCGAGGAAGAGGAACATGAAAACCCAGGAGAGGATGGATATTATTACACGATTGACATGGTAACAACCCGTCCCCAGTTCGATCTTTCCCTACTTGCCTCGAGCATTGTGTACCCTACGCTTGCAAGACGGCAGGGAAAGGAAGGAACGGTGCTCTTGCGATTGTTCATTGACGAAGAGGGAAAGATTGAGCAGATCATCGTAGAGGAAGACCCTGGCTATGGATTTGCAGACGCAGCAATTGCTGCGTTTACAAATTTTCGCGTAGCACCTGCCATCCACGATGATGTTCCTGTTCCTGTCACCCTCCTCTACCCGATTCGTTTTTCTTTACATAACGAGTAA
- a CDS encoding thioredoxin-like domain-containing protein: protein MKRILAMILLGLLLLSGCKTIPNEPMNSYEKIVRSAHNRQGNPVAVNADYLLVYYAADWCPYCVEYAEELKQKYSQYKRMYGDKLEIIFAGHVNDQSDENLLAFLDQGEYPFPYIPFSERESSGVMELLGEHRFYIPGFLLLDREGTILSSSNGATKEEYLRDRPLYELQTLLSIDCAVCTE from the coding sequence ATGAAACGTATACTTGCCATGATCCTGCTTGGTCTCTTGTTGCTCTCTGGTTGTAAGACAATACCTAATGAACCAATGAACTCCTATGAGAAGATTGTGAGGAGTGCCCATAACCGGCAGGGCAATCCTGTTGCAGTGAATGCTGATTACCTGCTTGTCTACTATGCCGCCGATTGGTGTCCGTATTGTGTGGAGTATGCAGAAGAACTGAAACAAAAGTACTCCCAGTACAAGCGGATGTATGGAGATAAACTGGAAATCATCTTTGCCGGCCACGTCAATGACCAGTCAGATGAGAACCTGCTTGCCTTCCTGGACCAAGGTGAATATCCATTTCCTTACATCCCCTTCTCTGAGAGAGAATCGAGTGGGGTGATGGAATTGCTTGGGGAGCATCGTTTCTACATTCCAGGGTTTCTGCTCCTTGACCGTGAAGGAACTATTCTCTCATCCTCAAATGGTGCAACCAAGGAAGAGTACCTCAGGGATCGTCCCCTGTATGAACTACAGACCTTGTTGAGCATCGACTGTGCGGTTTGCACTGAGTAA